From Streptomyces durmitorensis, a single genomic window includes:
- a CDS encoding polyprenyl synthetase family protein yields the protein MNSSSLSALERAAGHQQRFDVSFAKYFAELAGDLNGAQLGRFPPRCLELLAQLSLRGGKRIRIALLYEAAGLVTRDEVPGLAEAALSLELLHSHALILDDIMDDSPMRRGGPSTYYACREDLPNHPQAALGLAMMAGDLAGFLALRVLFRAELPADRKQAMIDVQLGVTTDTVIGQALDLERDVNSSADEELLETVCEYKTSRYTILAPLRLGLLAAGQDLAPHEQSLRRYARLAGLSGQMRDDYLDLFGDPAVTGKPEGADLRAGRHTYLTRELLALTSDDDHDTVKSALGNPDCTPRTIDRIRDIAHRHNVHTRLQKAIDHHAQAAAAEAGSWHRHWNDEAVTLFEQLPLWGARRKR from the coding sequence ATGAACAGCAGTTCTCTCAGCGCCCTGGAGCGTGCCGCCGGTCACCAGCAGCGGTTCGACGTGTCCTTCGCGAAGTACTTCGCCGAACTCGCCGGTGACCTCAACGGTGCACAACTGGGCCGCTTCCCGCCCCGATGTCTGGAACTGCTCGCGCAGTTGTCGCTGCGCGGCGGGAAGCGGATCCGGATCGCCCTGCTCTACGAGGCGGCAGGCCTCGTCACCCGGGACGAGGTACCGGGGCTCGCAGAAGCCGCACTGAGTCTTGAGCTGCTCCACAGCCACGCGCTCATCCTCGACGACATCATGGACGACTCACCGATGCGCCGCGGTGGCCCGTCGACGTACTACGCGTGCCGCGAAGATCTCCCGAACCACCCGCAGGCCGCGCTCGGCCTGGCCATGATGGCGGGTGACCTCGCCGGCTTCCTGGCCCTGCGCGTGCTGTTCCGGGCCGAGCTGCCGGCCGACCGCAAGCAGGCCATGATCGACGTCCAGCTCGGGGTGACGACCGACACCGTCATCGGTCAGGCCCTCGACCTCGAACGCGACGTGAACTCCTCGGCCGACGAGGAGTTGCTGGAGACGGTGTGCGAGTACAAGACCTCTCGCTACACCATCCTGGCCCCCCTGCGCCTCGGCCTCCTGGCCGCGGGCCAGGACCTGGCGCCACACGAACAGAGCCTGCGCCGCTATGCCCGGCTGGCCGGCCTCAGCGGCCAGATGCGCGATGACTACCTCGACCTCTTCGGCGACCCCGCCGTCACCGGCAAACCCGAGGGCGCCGACCTGCGGGCCGGCCGCCACACCTATCTGACCCGTGAGCTCCTTGCCCTCACGAGCGACGACGATCACGACACCGTCAAGTCCGCACTCGGCAACCCCGACTGCACACCACGGACCATCGACCGCATTCGTGACATCGCCCACCGCCACAACGTCCACACCCGCCTGCAGAAGGCCATCGACCACCACGCCCAAGCCGCAGCAGCCGAAGCAGGCTCCTGGCACCGGCACTGGAACGACGAGGCGGTCACCCTCTTCGAGCAACTGCCCCTTTGGGGCGCCCGCAGAAAGCGATGA
- a CDS encoding endonuclease/exonuclease/phosphatase family protein: MVSGTGARWLAGAMVVACMVVVGPSAPNGVPIANPLPAGAPKDVVPNRVMTWNICNPCNASGYNAGRAAEIATYAPQVVGLQEACVRDVERIRDYLQYLYGLEYHVEYGSVVDSWSRCGGLPWSPGGFGQAVLSAAPMTDRVNVEYPDGGSEDRGYMAVTTLVDGRPVRVFNTHLAQREQQPVRAEQTGVLAAAVARHDRAIVLGDFNAVPDASELTAMWGLGTDVDPECGPSGTGTCEPTTDWRSKFDYIFLRGFVPTEHGVHLTQYSDHDVLHADLRPA, from the coding sequence ATGGTGAGCGGAACCGGCGCGCGGTGGCTCGCGGGTGCCATGGTCGTGGCCTGCATGGTGGTGGTCGGGCCCAGCGCACCGAATGGTGTCCCCATCGCCAACCCGCTCCCGGCCGGCGCCCCCAAAGATGTCGTACCGAACCGGGTCATGACGTGGAACATCTGCAATCCCTGCAATGCGAGTGGGTACAACGCCGGCCGGGCAGCGGAGATCGCCACGTACGCGCCCCAGGTCGTCGGCCTGCAAGAGGCGTGTGTGCGTGACGTCGAGAGGATCCGGGACTATCTGCAGTACTTGTACGGGCTGGAATACCACGTCGAGTACGGCTCGGTCGTGGACAGTTGGAGCCGCTGCGGGGGGCTGCCCTGGAGTCCGGGGGGCTTTGGGCAGGCGGTGCTTTCGGCGGCGCCCATGACAGACCGTGTGAACGTGGAGTACCCCGACGGCGGATCCGAGGACCGCGGGTACATGGCCGTCACCACCCTCGTGGACGGCCGGCCCGTCCGGGTCTTCAATACGCACCTGGCCCAACGGGAGCAGCAACCAGTCCGCGCGGAACAGACCGGCGTACTCGCGGCGGCGGTCGCCCGGCACGACCGCGCGATCGTTCTCGGCGACTTCAACGCGGTGCCGGATGCCTCCGAACTCACCGCGATGTGGGGTCTGGGCACGGACGTGGACCCCGAGTGCGGTCCCTCGGGTACCGGTACGTGCGAGCCGACCACCGACTGGCGCAGCAAGTTCGACTACATCTTCCTGCGAGGCTTCGTCCCGACCGAACACGGTGTGCATCTCACCCAGTACTCGGACCATGACGTGCTGCACGCCGACCTGAGGCCGGCGTAG
- a CDS encoding cytochrome P450 family protein gives MRTQHPTVRLADLTDDFTADPYSAFSALRPRGPVHHVRFPTGDESWLVVGHEEVRAAFVDPRLRNDVRNSADFEDDGLYAVGLNMLQVDPPDHTRLRTLVAREFTARRVQALRPRIEEAAGGLLDAVTPGGRADLVAAYAYPLPLTIICELLGVPDADRAAFREWSTKVVSLDDPEQSARASQEMAVYLAGLAEEKRQLRDAAESDLLHALVRSHDGDGADRLTPEELLGMAFLLLVAGHETTVNLIANAVHLLLGHPGQLAALRADPELLQGAVEETLRFESPAPAGTYRYTAEPIDIGGASIPTGARVVLSIAAANRDPARFTDPERFDIRRDPAATRAHLAFGHGLHHCLGAPLARLEATLALRILLDRFPRLAFDGDGTPQWRTSLMRSLRELPVRW, from the coding sequence ATGCGTACGCAGCACCCCACCGTTCGACTCGCCGACCTCACCGACGACTTCACCGCCGACCCGTACTCCGCCTTCAGCGCGCTGCGCCCCCGCGGACCTGTCCACCACGTGCGTTTCCCCACCGGGGACGAGTCGTGGCTGGTGGTCGGGCACGAGGAAGTGCGTGCCGCTTTCGTCGACCCCAGGCTGCGCAATGACGTGCGGAACTCCGCCGACTTCGAGGACGACGGGCTGTACGCCGTGGGCCTCAACATGCTCCAGGTCGATCCGCCCGATCACACGCGCCTGCGGACGCTGGTGGCCCGCGAGTTCACCGCCCGCCGCGTCCAGGCGCTGCGGCCCCGCATCGAGGAGGCGGCCGGTGGGCTCCTGGACGCCGTGACCCCCGGAGGCCGTGCCGACCTGGTGGCCGCGTACGCCTATCCGCTGCCGCTCACCATCATCTGCGAGCTGCTCGGCGTGCCGGACGCGGACCGGGCCGCCTTCCGGGAGTGGTCCACAAAGGTCGTCTCCCTCGACGACCCGGAGCAGTCCGCCCGCGCCTCGCAGGAGATGGCCGTGTACCTCGCTGGCCTCGCGGAGGAGAAGCGGCAGCTGCGGGACGCGGCGGAGAGCGATCTGCTGCACGCCCTGGTCCGCAGCCACGACGGGGACGGCGCCGACCGGCTCACCCCCGAGGAACTGCTCGGCATGGCCTTCCTCCTGCTCGTCGCGGGGCACGAGACCACCGTCAACCTCATCGCCAACGCCGTCCACCTGCTGCTCGGCCACCCCGGGCAACTCGCCGCCCTGCGCGCCGACCCCGAGTTGCTGCAAGGCGCCGTGGAGGAGACGCTCCGCTTCGAGTCGCCCGCGCCGGCGGGCACCTACCGCTACACCGCCGAACCGATCGACATCGGCGGCGCCTCGATACCCACGGGCGCGCGTGTGGTGCTCTCCATCGCCGCCGCCAACCGTGACCCCGCGCGCTTCACCGACCCCGAACGGTTCGACATCCGCCGCGATCCGGCCGCGACCCGCGCCCACCTCGCGTTCGGGCACGGCCTGCACCACTGCCTGGGCGCCCCGCTGGCCCGCCTTGAGGCGACCCTCGCCCTGCGCATCCTCCTGGACCGCTTCCCCCGCCTGGCCTTCGACGGCGACGGCACACCGCAGTGGCGCACCAGTCTCATGCGGAGCCTGCGAGAGCTGCCGGTGCGCTGGTAG
- a CDS encoding acyltransferase family protein, with amino-acid sequence MRSRNRQYLASVDHLRAYAAVLVLLCHGTQMISPYLREIPNRSPHGWLYADNPLATLVLEGHTGVALFMVLSGFIFTIGTLGKDIRYGRFLGNRVLRIFPLYMALIILGVGAHKQGANLLAVVQSLVGLGNLPGSLDLGAVSRMWWAIAVELQFYLLFPLLSRLLTKHGPLALYKLLAAITVIRTLVWASAAGSINVNSMLYYSLAGRIDQFLLGMMAAWLFVHHRKRFQGPLKVGISTALATGAIWAFNQTHSFHEGHATRLLWVDIEGTLWALVVLTYVATVSSTGLVSRGIAKFGEMSFSVYLLHYMVVTMFISRRWWIELTGRPVLDAFITTTAAVLPITLAAAVVTFNGIERPFLRWRRAYLLTDQPQPTAHPPAPKVALVSPR; translated from the coding sequence ATGCGCAGCCGCAATCGGCAGTACCTCGCGTCCGTGGATCATTTGCGTGCCTACGCCGCTGTGTTGGTGCTCCTCTGCCACGGTACGCAGATGATCTCTCCGTACCTCAGAGAGATCCCGAACAGGTCCCCGCACGGCTGGCTGTATGCGGACAATCCTCTGGCCACTCTGGTATTGGAAGGCCATACCGGGGTGGCCCTCTTCATGGTGCTGTCCGGGTTCATCTTCACCATCGGCACCCTGGGCAAGGACATTCGCTACGGCCGGTTCCTGGGCAACCGGGTGCTGCGCATCTTCCCGCTCTACATGGCGTTGATCATTCTGGGCGTCGGCGCGCACAAGCAGGGTGCGAACCTGCTCGCCGTGGTCCAGTCCCTGGTCGGCCTCGGAAACCTGCCCGGGTCCCTCGATCTGGGGGCCGTGTCGAGGATGTGGTGGGCGATCGCGGTCGAGTTGCAGTTCTACCTGCTGTTCCCGCTGCTCAGCAGACTCCTCACCAAGCACGGCCCGCTGGCCCTGTACAAGCTCCTGGCCGCCATCACCGTGATCAGGACCTTGGTGTGGGCCTCGGCCGCCGGGAGCATCAACGTGAACTCGATGCTCTATTACAGCCTCGCCGGAAGAATCGACCAATTCCTGCTGGGCATGATGGCCGCCTGGCTCTTCGTGCACCATCGAAAGCGGTTCCAGGGGCCACTGAAGGTCGGAATCTCAACAGCCCTGGCCACAGGCGCGATCTGGGCCTTCAACCAGACCCATTCCTTCCATGAAGGGCACGCGACGCGTCTGCTCTGGGTCGACATCGAAGGAACGCTGTGGGCTCTGGTGGTGCTGACCTATGTGGCCACCGTCTCCTCGACCGGGCTCGTGTCGAGAGGAATCGCCAAATTCGGTGAAATGAGCTTCTCGGTCTATCTGCTCCACTACATGGTCGTCACCATGTTCATCTCCCGCCGCTGGTGGATCGAGTTGACGGGGCGTCCGGTGCTGGATGCCTTCATCACCACGACAGCGGCGGTTCTGCCCATCACCTTGGCCGCAGCCGTGGTCACGTTCAACGGCATCGAACGCCCCTTTCTGCGATGGCGTCGCGCCTACCTCCTCACCGACCAGCCACAGCCCACGGCACATCCCCCTGCCCCCAAGGTCGCGCTCGTATCGCCCAGGTAG
- a CDS encoding DMT family transporter, with product MPAAAAPWLLLAVFSGTLISLQARITGELAAGLGGDGFAAAVISFGSGFVVLALGLLVLRGPRRGVGLVLADVRGRRLKWWQVLGGFGGAAFLLAQGLTVGALGVALFTVAIVAGQVTGGLLFDRMGLGPAGPQRPTRRRVVGAVLVLAAVGLSMADKLGGGFPYVMLSLPLVAGVCVSWQQAVNGHVKNAAGSAYAGTFFNFAAGAGALSVIFLVHAVAAGLPSRLPTEPYLYLGGLVGISFITIAVATVQRLGVLLLGLCTITGQLVGSLALDLLLPHGGTSVTAATVAGVVLALAAVALAALSGTRTGRVVASSGVTRAGASERVKGPGAT from the coding sequence ATGCCCGCCGCCGCAGCCCCCTGGCTGCTCCTCGCCGTGTTCTCCGGCACCCTGATATCCCTGCAGGCGCGGATCACCGGTGAGCTCGCCGCCGGGCTCGGCGGTGACGGATTCGCGGCGGCGGTGATCTCGTTCGGTTCGGGGTTCGTGGTGCTGGCCCTCGGGCTCCTCGTGCTGCGCGGGCCGCGCCGTGGCGTCGGCCTGGTGCTCGCGGACGTACGCGGACGGCGGCTCAAGTGGTGGCAGGTGCTCGGCGGCTTCGGCGGCGCGGCCTTCCTGCTCGCCCAGGGGCTGACCGTCGGGGCGCTCGGGGTCGCGCTGTTCACGGTCGCGATCGTCGCGGGCCAGGTCACCGGAGGCCTGCTCTTCGACCGGATGGGGCTCGGGCCTGCCGGACCTCAGCGACCCACGCGGCGACGGGTCGTGGGCGCGGTGCTCGTGCTCGCGGCCGTGGGCCTGTCGATGGCGGACAAGCTGGGCGGCGGCTTCCCGTACGTGATGCTGTCGCTGCCGCTGGTGGCGGGCGTCTGCGTGAGTTGGCAGCAGGCGGTCAATGGGCATGTGAAGAACGCCGCCGGATCCGCGTACGCGGGAACGTTCTTCAACTTCGCCGCCGGTGCCGGCGCGTTGAGTGTGATCTTCCTGGTGCATGCCGTGGCCGCGGGGCTTCCCTCCCGCCTGCCGACCGAGCCGTACCTCTACCTCGGCGGCCTGGTCGGCATCTCCTTCATCACCATCGCGGTCGCCACGGTCCAGCGACTCGGCGTTCTGCTGCTCGGACTCTGCACGATCACCGGCCAGTTGGTCGGCTCGCTGGCCCTCGACCTGCTGCTGCCGCACGGCGGCACGAGTGTCACGGCGGCCACCGTCGCCGGTGTCGTGCTCGCCCTGGCGGCGGTCGCACTGGCAGCGCTCTCGGGCACGCGAACAGGCCGGGTCGTGGCTTCGAGCGGCGTGACGCGGGCCGGTGCTTCGGAGCGGGTGAAGGGCCCGGGCGCGACCTAG
- a CDS encoding nitroreductase family deazaflavin-dependent oxidoreductase, whose product MLFGKEHVERYVATDGAEGHDWQNTTVLILTTIGRKSGEQRSTPLIYRPYGDAVLVVASNGGADQPPLWYRNIEANPEVQVQVKGDRYTARARTATPEEKPDMWRTMAATWPAYDDYQRKTDREIPVMVLERV is encoded by the coding sequence ATGCTGTTCGGCAAAGAGCACGTCGAGCGCTATGTGGCGACGGACGGCGCAGAAGGCCACGACTGGCAGAACACCACAGTGCTGATCCTCACCACCATCGGCCGCAAGAGCGGTGAGCAGCGCAGCACTCCGCTGATCTACCGGCCCTACGGTGACGCGGTGCTCGTGGTGGCCTCCAACGGCGGAGCCGACCAGCCGCCCCTGTGGTACCGCAACATCGAGGCGAACCCCGAGGTCCAGGTGCAGGTGAAGGGCGACCGCTACACCGCCCGTGCGCGCACCGCCACCCCGGAGGAGAAGCCGGACATGTGGCGGACCATGGCCGCCACCTGGCCGGCCTATGACGACTACCAGCGCAAGACCGACCGGGAGATCCCGGTGATGGTCCTGGAACGCGTCTGA
- a CDS encoding phosphotransferase — protein sequence MEPEELRRAVEAGRAVASELGLRVDDVVVVHNSDRVALRLVPCGVLARVAPSGHLADSEFEVQVARRLADVDAPVAELDPRIEPRVHVRDPFAISLWTYYEPVGSGIAPADYADVFLRHHAALRQIDLDAPHFTDRVAAALREVDDRERSPELPDPEREFLSATLSGLSAAISFDRTGDQLLHGEPHPGNLLNTSRGPLFVDLGTCCRGPIEFDLAHAPEEVGKHYAGADHDLIHRCRAVNWALFSAWRWRRDDQMPDRDHWRAEGLDRVRAALDRCGSS from the coding sequence ATGGAGCCAGAAGAACTCCGCCGCGCAGTTGAGGCAGGACGGGCGGTCGCTTCGGAGCTCGGCCTTCGGGTCGACGACGTGGTCGTCGTCCACAACTCGGACCGCGTCGCGCTGCGCCTCGTCCCTTGCGGCGTTCTGGCCCGGGTCGCGCCTTCGGGGCATCTGGCCGATTCCGAGTTCGAAGTACAGGTTGCCCGCCGTCTCGCCGACGTCGACGCCCCGGTGGCCGAGCTCGATCCTCGGATCGAGCCCCGGGTCCATGTGCGCGATCCCTTCGCCATCTCGCTCTGGACCTACTACGAACCTGTGGGATCAGGGATCGCGCCGGCCGACTACGCGGACGTGTTCCTGCGGCACCATGCCGCCCTGCGCCAGATCGATCTGGACGCACCGCATTTCACTGATCGCGTCGCCGCTGCACTGAGGGAAGTGGATGATCGGGAGCGGTCCCCTGAACTGCCGGATCCTGAAAGGGAGTTCCTCAGCGCCACCCTCAGTGGACTGAGCGCAGCGATCAGCTTCGACAGAACCGGCGACCAACTGCTGCACGGCGAGCCGCATCCGGGCAACCTCCTCAACACGAGCAGAGGGCCGCTCTTCGTGGACCTCGGCACCTGCTGCCGTGGGCCGATCGAGTTCGACCTCGCCCATGCGCCCGAAGAGGTGGGCAAGCACTATGCGGGGGCCGACCACGACCTGATTCACCGCTGCCGCGCCGTGAACTGGGCGCTGTTCTCGGCCTGGCGATGGCGCCGAGACGACCAAATGCCGGACCGGGACCACTGGAGAGCGGAGGGCCTCGACCGGGTTCGTGCCGCGCTCGATCGCTGCGGATCGAGCTGA
- a CDS encoding MFS transporter encodes MPRRPEAREPEARTGERPTVVLSRGVVLLFAVACGAAVANVYFSQPLLVTMGHDLAMSPALVGSVVTLTHVGYGLGLFLLVPLGDVVNRRRLIVAQLLLLVGALAVVATAPTAAVLLVGMAATGLLAVVTQTLVAFAASLAPPAVRGRVVGLVTSGVVIGILLARTASGLMADLAGWRSVYLASASLTALLALVLYRVLPRHSEAPPATLGYGQLLRSTITLFARERLLRLRALFGLLIFAAFSTLWSSVALPLSEAPYFLSHSAIGALGLIGVAGALAATAAGRLNDRGLSRRTTGIALALLTASWLPLAFTRSSLWALVVGVVLLDLAVQAVHVTNQTLIYALHPDAGSRLIGGYMVFYSIGSATGALAATSLYTVAGWGAVCALGAAFSCLGLALWVFTRHSGLPD; translated from the coding sequence ATGCCACGACGGCCCGAAGCCCGCGAACCCGAGGCCCGCACAGGGGAACGTCCCACGGTCGTCCTGTCCCGAGGCGTGGTCCTTCTGTTCGCCGTCGCCTGCGGTGCCGCGGTGGCCAACGTCTACTTCTCCCAGCCACTCCTGGTGACCATGGGCCACGACCTCGCCATGAGCCCGGCACTTGTCGGCAGCGTGGTCACCCTCACGCACGTCGGATACGGCCTGGGACTCTTCCTGCTCGTGCCGCTGGGCGACGTGGTCAACCGCAGACGGCTCATCGTGGCCCAACTGCTGCTCCTGGTGGGTGCGCTGGCCGTGGTGGCCACCGCCCCGACCGCGGCGGTCCTGCTCGTGGGCATGGCCGCGACAGGCCTTCTCGCCGTCGTCACGCAGACGCTGGTGGCCTTCGCGGCGTCACTGGCACCTCCCGCGGTGCGCGGACGGGTCGTCGGCCTCGTGACCAGCGGTGTGGTCATCGGAATCCTGCTCGCCCGCACCGCATCCGGTCTCATGGCGGACCTCGCGGGCTGGCGCTCCGTCTACCTCGCCTCGGCGTCGCTCACCGCTCTGCTCGCCCTGGTCCTGTACCGCGTGCTGCCGCGCCACAGCGAGGCTCCGCCGGCAACCCTGGGCTACGGACAGCTCCTGCGCTCCACGATCACCCTGTTCGCACGGGAACGACTGCTGCGGCTCCGGGCCCTGTTCGGTCTGCTGATCTTCGCCGCCTTCAGCACGCTGTGGAGCAGCGTCGCGCTGCCGCTCAGCGAAGCCCCGTACTTCCTGTCCCACAGCGCGATCGGGGCGCTGGGTCTGATCGGTGTGGCCGGTGCCCTGGCCGCGACCGCGGCGGGCCGCCTCAACGACCGCGGACTTTCCCGGCGGACCACCGGCATCGCTCTGGCTCTGCTCACCGCCTCATGGCTGCCGCTGGCCTTCACCCGCAGCTCGCTCTGGGCCCTCGTCGTCGGGGTGGTGCTTCTCGACCTCGCCGTGCAGGCGGTCCATGTCACCAACCAGACCCTGATCTACGCGCTGCACCCTGACGCGGGCAGCCGGCTGATCGGCGGGTACATGGTCTTCTACTCGATCGGCAGCGCCACCGGCGCCCTTGCCGCGACCTCCCTCTACACGGTGGCCGGCTGGGGCGCCGTCTGCGCACTGGGGGCAGCGTTCAGCTGTCTCGGGCTCGCGCTGTGGGTCTTTACGCGGCACAGCGGCCTTCCTGACTGA
- a CDS encoding kinase — MSASSPRTMPPPLPVAAGIRDSFGRGLALVGQDNMRRTVLRESDVPGGANIGLIDMVVRYSLDAGYHVVVEGILYYLDIPIEETVARHASKADPDYLAQVTERELRAWYRERDLLPDGVETVIGADSTLADRVERIMCDTGLAGLAGRVD; from the coding sequence ATGAGCGCGAGCTCACCCCGGACGATGCCGCCACCGTTGCCGGTGGCAGCGGGAATCCGCGACAGCTTCGGCCGCGGCCTGGCTCTGGTCGGCCAGGACAACATGAGGCGGACCGTGTTGAGGGAGAGTGATGTGCCTGGCGGCGCCAACATCGGCCTCATCGACATGGTCGTCCGCTATTCGCTGGACGCCGGCTACCACGTGGTGGTCGAGGGCATCCTGTACTACCTCGACATCCCGATCGAGGAGACGGTGGCCCGGCACGCGTCGAAGGCCGATCCCGATTATCTGGCCCAGGTCACCGAGCGGGAGCTGCGTGCCTGGTATCGCGAGCGCGATCTGCTCCCCGATGGTGTCGAGACCGTCATCGGAGCCGACAGCACCCTGGCCGACAGGGTCGAGCGCATCATGTGCGACACCGGTCTCGCGGGGTTGGCCGGTCGCGTCGACTGA
- a CDS encoding MepB family protein encodes MTSNDAKPSDPARTDLTPWSDTTGVHADLVAAKERVYDPCGFACSQPVPEAESADYAAHTLTLDGLAVRYRAARTTPTKVGQFVTVWKRSPGGPIQPFDITDPVDLFVISARDHEHFGQFVFSMDTLSRRGVVSVHGSGGKRAFRVYPPWVTTTNRQAGSAQAWQLDHFLRLDQDGPIDLARARALYR; translated from the coding sequence GTGACATCGAACGACGCCAAACCATCCGATCCCGCCCGCACCGACCTCACACCCTGGTCGGACACCACCGGGGTTCACGCAGACCTCGTCGCGGCGAAGGAACGTGTCTACGACCCGTGCGGCTTCGCCTGCTCGCAACCGGTCCCCGAAGCCGAGAGCGCCGACTACGCCGCCCACACACTGACCCTCGACGGCCTCGCCGTCCGGTACCGCGCAGCCAGGACGACCCCCACCAAGGTCGGCCAGTTCGTCACCGTGTGGAAGAGGTCCCCGGGCGGACCCATCCAGCCCTTCGACATCACGGACCCCGTCGACCTCTTCGTCATCAGCGCCCGCGATCACGAACACTTCGGCCAGTTCGTCTTCTCCATGGACACGCTCAGCCGACGCGGTGTCGTGTCCGTACACGGATCCGGCGGGAAGCGAGCCTTCCGTGTCTACCCGCCCTGGGTGACCACCACCAACCGTCAAGCGGGCAGTGCGCAGGCATGGCAGCTGGACCACTTCCTGCGCCTCGACCAGGACGGGCCGATCGACTTGGCCCGCGCCCGGGCGCTCTACCGCTGA
- a CDS encoding winged helix-turn-helix transcriptional regulator has protein sequence MVTRTRFDDSECPVARSVDAIGDWWSLLIVRDAFDGSRRFGEFQRSLGVAKNILTARLRSLVAGGVLESVPASDGSAYREYVLTPKGRALFPVIVALRQWGEQNFFADGEPHSQLVDRREGQGLRPLEVLAADGRRLDPDDTTVHKVSAE, from the coding sequence ATGGTCACCAGGACGCGCTTCGACGACAGTGAATGTCCGGTCGCCCGGTCGGTGGACGCGATCGGCGACTGGTGGTCCCTGCTGATCGTGCGGGACGCCTTCGACGGAAGCCGGCGCTTCGGGGAGTTCCAGCGCAGCCTCGGCGTCGCGAAGAACATCCTCACCGCGCGGCTGCGCAGCCTGGTCGCCGGTGGCGTCCTCGAATCCGTCCCCGCCTCGGACGGCAGCGCCTACCGCGAGTACGTACTGACGCCGAAGGGCAGGGCGCTCTTCCCCGTCATCGTGGCGCTGCGGCAGTGGGGCGAACAGAACTTCTTCGCCGACGGCGAACCACACTCACAGCTGGTCGACCGCCGGGAGGGACAGGGGCTCCGCCCACTGGAGGTGCTGGCTGCGGACGGGCGGCGGCTGGACCCCGACGACACCACCGTCCACAAGGTCTCCGCCGAGTGA
- a CDS encoding FAD-binding oxidoreductase: MSATVVRAILEHIPADRVLTDPDSVEAFRRDQAAWAPSGRPAAVVRARSTHDVAETVRACIRHRTPVVARGAGTGLSGGANSGDGHVVVALAAMDRIVEVSPLERLAVVQPGVVNDHLRAAVAEHGLWYPPDPASSPWSTIGGNVATNAGGVCCVKYGVTGDYVLALEMVNGRGEIVRLGRRTAKGVAGYDLTGLVVGSEGTLGIITEVTVRLRPLPPAAVTVAGHFGSIVDAGAAVQAVAAAGLTPSALELIDRHCLRAVDAWKNMGLSVDADVVLLGRIDEPGETGAAQAERMVDCFREAGASWAERSTDEHEADALFAARRLAYPALERLGPVLTEDVCVPKERIAEMLGRIEKTAARHDILIANIAHAGDGNLHPLLITQPGDDAARTRAQEAFAEIIADAIDLGGTVTGEHGVGVLKRPGLAAEITPEVMAMQRAVKQALDPYGVLNPGKVLS, encoded by the coding sequence TTGAGCGCCACGGTCGTCCGAGCGATCCTTGAGCACATCCCGGCGGACCGGGTGCTCACCGATCCGGACAGCGTCGAGGCCTTCCGCCGTGACCAGGCGGCATGGGCGCCCAGCGGTCGCCCCGCGGCCGTCGTCCGCGCGAGGTCCACCCACGATGTCGCGGAGACGGTCCGCGCCTGCATCCGTCACCGCACCCCGGTCGTCGCCCGGGGAGCGGGCACCGGACTGTCCGGGGGCGCCAACTCGGGAGACGGGCACGTGGTCGTGGCGCTGGCGGCCATGGACCGGATCGTCGAGGTGAGCCCCCTGGAGCGGCTCGCGGTCGTCCAACCCGGCGTGGTCAACGACCACTTGCGGGCTGCGGTGGCCGAGCACGGGCTCTGGTATCCGCCCGACCCCGCCAGCTCCCCGTGGTCGACCATCGGCGGCAACGTGGCCACCAACGCGGGCGGGGTCTGCTGCGTCAAGTACGGCGTCACCGGCGACTACGTCCTGGCTCTGGAGATGGTCAACGGGCGCGGTGAGATCGTGCGGCTCGGCCGCCGCACCGCGAAGGGCGTCGCGGGCTACGACCTGACGGGACTCGTCGTCGGCTCGGAAGGGACGCTCGGCATCATCACGGAGGTGACCGTCCGCCTGCGGCCCCTGCCGCCGGCCGCGGTCACGGTCGCCGGTCACTTCGGCTCCATCGTCGACGCCGGCGCCGCCGTACAGGCCGTCGCCGCGGCGGGGCTGACCCCGTCGGCGCTGGAACTGATCGACCGGCACTGCCTTCGCGCCGTCGACGCGTGGAAGAACATGGGCCTCTCGGTCGACGCGGACGTGGTGCTCCTCGGCCGGATCGACGAGCCGGGTGAGACCGGTGCGGCCCAGGCCGAGCGCATGGTCGACTGCTTCCGGGAGGCCGGCGCGTCCTGGGCCGAGCGGTCCACCGACGAACACGAGGCCGACGCCCTGTTCGCGGCCCGGCGGCTCGCCTATCCCGCCCTTGAACGCCTGGGCCCGGTCCTGACCGAGGACGTCTGCGTGCCCAAGGAACGCATCGCGGAGATGCTCGGCCGCATCGAGAAGACCGCAGCCCGGCACGACATCCTCATCGCCAACATCGCCCACGCCGGTGACGGCAACCTGCACCCGCTGCTGATCACCCAGCCCGGCGACGACGCCGCACGCACGCGCGCCCAGGAGGCTTTCGCCGAGATCATCGCCGACGCCATCGACCTGGGCGGCACGGTCACAGGAGAGCACGGGGTGGGCGTGCTCAAACGTCCGGGCCTCGCTGCGGAGATCACGCCGGAGGTCATGGCCATGCAACGGGCCGTGAAGCAGGCGCTCGATCCGTACGGAGTCCTGAACCCCGGAAAGGTGCTGTCCTGA